A region from the Cellvibrio sp. PSBB006 genome encodes:
- a CDS encoding putative quinol monooxygenase yields the protein MIEALQLGKLIKKDQMLRKIILEGYIIVPDADLEIIKNELKTHINLTREEVGCIKFIVEQDQNDKNRFNVYEEFLDQNAFNSHQNRVKNSYWGKVTKNVKRDYKIFEQD from the coding sequence TTGATTGAAGCATTACAGCTTGGGAAGTTAATCAAGAAGGATCAAATGTTGAGAAAGATAATTTTAGAAGGATACATAATCGTTCCGGATGCTGATCTTGAGATTATAAAAAATGAATTAAAAACTCATATCAATCTCACTAGAGAAGAGGTTGGCTGCATAAAGTTCATCGTAGAACAGGATCAGAACGATAAGAATCGGTTCAATGTGTACGAAGAGTTCTTGGATCAAAATGCGTTTAATAGCCATCAGAATCGCGTTAAAAATTCGTATTGGGGAAAAGTTACAAAAAATGTGAAGCGCGATTACAAAATTTTTGAGCAAGATTGA
- the lepB gene encoding signal peptidase I has product MMKHWICKAWKENKSFLIFIALMLIFRSAVADWNEVPTGSMKPTILEGDRILVNKMAYDIRVPFTHISLFQRSNPIRGDIVVFDSKASGKKLVKRIVGVPGDIVELKNNVLIINGEQLSYELVTSNDTAIDKMEDLLGVEHFIRVSKHGSPLSSFRSDVIPSGYYFALGDNRDNSADSRVIGLVPRQEIVGRSRHVVLSFNYENYYIPRKDRFLQKL; this is encoded by the coding sequence ATGATGAAACATTGGATTTGTAAAGCCTGGAAAGAGAATAAGTCATTTCTTATATTTATTGCCTTAATGCTCATTTTTCGAAGTGCTGTAGCAGACTGGAACGAAGTTCCAACGGGGTCGATGAAGCCTACGATTCTGGAAGGCGATCGAATTCTTGTGAACAAGATGGCTTATGATATCCGTGTACCTTTCACTCATATTTCCTTATTCCAACGTTCCAATCCGATTAGGGGCGATATAGTAGTTTTTGATTCTAAAGCTTCAGGGAAAAAACTTGTAAAGCGAATTGTGGGTGTTCCGGGAGATATTGTTGAATTAAAGAACAATGTTTTGATTATAAATGGCGAGCAATTAAGCTATGAACTCGTCACATCTAACGACACAGCCATAGATAAAATGGAAGATTTGCTAGGTGTAGAGCACTTTATTCGCGTCAGTAAACATGGCTCTCCTCTGTCGAGTTTCCGGTCTGATGTTATTCCTTCCGGGTATTATTTTGCCCTCGGCGACAATAGAGATAATAGTGCAGACTCCCGAGTCATAGGTCTCGTTCCACGACAGGAAATAGTGGGGAGGTCTAGGCACGTTGTACTGTCATTTAATTATGAAAATTATTATATCCCTCGAAAAGATCGTTTTCTCCAAAAGTTATGA